A window of Psychromonas sp. CNPT3 contains these coding sequences:
- a CDS encoding electron transport complex subunit E, which yields MSNENTDINENPTEIEKSVYKELLLQGLWKNNPGIVQLLGLCPLLAVTNTMTNALGLGIATLFVLIASNTLISLIRHHVTKAIRIPIFVMIIASLVTCVQLLMNAFTYELYLSLGIFIPLIVTNCIIIGRAEAFASKNSVAHAAFDGLTMGLGFTAVLLLLGTVREILAQGTLFDGIETLLGDWAKTLTYTLYSSDTSFLLAALPPGAFIIMGLILALKNSIDNKVKNKQKSTLNHCSVNSSVK from the coding sequence ATGTCTAACGAAAATACGGATATTAACGAAAATCCTACTGAAATAGAAAAGTCTGTGTATAAAGAATTATTGCTACAGGGACTATGGAAAAACAATCCCGGTATAGTGCAATTACTGGGCCTTTGTCCTTTGCTCGCCGTAACCAACACAATGACCAATGCACTGGGACTCGGCATTGCCACTCTCTTCGTATTGATAGCTTCAAATACGCTGATTTCCTTAATACGCCATCATGTCACCAAAGCTATTCGTATCCCAATTTTTGTCATGATCATTGCATCTCTTGTCACCTGTGTACAACTGCTCATGAATGCATTTACCTATGAGCTCTACCTTTCCTTAGGTATTTTTATTCCATTGATCGTTACCAACTGTATTATTATTGGGCGCGCCGAAGCCTTTGCCTCTAAAAATAGTGTCGCACATGCAGCCTTTGATGGTTTAACCATGGGCCTAGGCTTTACAGCGGTTCTGCTGTTGCTTGGCACCGTGCGTGAAATACTCGCGCAAGGGACTCTGTTTGATGGTATTGAAACCCTGTTAGGTGATTGGGCAAAAACACTGACTTACACTTTATACAGTAGTGATACCAGCTTTTTATTAGCGGCTCTGCCACCGGGTGCGTTTATTATTATGGGGCTTATCCTTGCTTTAAAAAATAGTATCGATAACAAAGTGAAGAATAAACAAAAGAGTACATTAAATCATTGCTCTGTGAATTCGAGCGTTAAATGA
- the nth gene encoding endonuclease III, which yields MNQLKRVTLLTRLRDQNPHPETELNYSSPFELLVAVTLSAQATDVSVNKATDKLFPIANTAQAIYALGENGLKEYIKTIGLYNTKARNVIKACKMLIELHNSIVPENREALEALPGVGRKTANVVLNTAFGWPTIAVDTHIFRVANRTKLAMGKNVDQVEQKLLKVIPKEFKVDVHHWLILHGRYTCIARKPRCGSCIIEDLCEYSPPKKT from the coding sequence ATGAATCAATTAAAACGCGTCACATTACTCACTCGTCTACGCGATCAGAACCCGCATCCAGAGACAGAGTTAAATTACAGTAGTCCCTTTGAATTACTCGTAGCCGTCACCCTATCGGCACAAGCAACTGATGTCAGCGTTAATAAAGCAACTGATAAGTTATTTCCCATAGCCAATACGGCGCAGGCGATTTATGCCTTAGGTGAAAATGGCTTAAAAGAATATATTAAAACAATTGGTTTATATAACACTAAAGCGCGTAATGTTATCAAAGCATGCAAGATGCTAATTGAGCTCCATAACAGCATCGTGCCTGAAAATAGAGAAGCATTAGAGGCATTACCTGGCGTAGGTCGAAAAACAGCGAATGTGGTCTTAAATACGGCTTTTGGATGGCCAACTATCGCGGTAGATACACATATTTTTCGCGTTGCGAATCGCACTAAGCTTGCTATGGGTAAGAATGTAGATCAAGTAGAGCAAAAATTATTAAAAGTGATCCCAAAAGAATTTAAAGTCGACGTGCATCATTGGTTAATATTACACGGACGTTATACCTGCATCGCAAGAAAACCCAGATGTGGTAGCTGTATTATTGAAGATTTATGTGAATACTCTCCACCAAAAAAAACGTAA
- the rsxC gene encoding electron transport complex subunit RsxC — MKKNNNNRLSDKQLKHINAGRLWQFHGGIHPDENKQQSNQSSIEDAGIAPFLVISVEHRGQVPELLVNVGDSVLKGQALTKLYSGMAVQHASSSGVVVAIEKHPDLHPSGLSSLSVIIKTDALDRYINIEKPLPYWQQSSHFLIDEIQKAGIVGLGGAGFPTHLKLKGHEATQLLLINAAECEPYISADDRLMQEHANEIIAGINVLQHILNPKLTIIAIEDNKPQAIEALTEALNTTKNHIIIRKIPTLYPSGSEKQLIEIITGKQTPIGRHPTDLGIVMQNIGTVFAIKEALIDGKPLTSRIVTLTGDAIAKKGNVSVRIGTPIQYLLDKYHFNPSADQKVIIGGPMMGFTIQDLQSPITKKCNCILAPTIQEMPEAEQEQACIRCSYCADACPVELMPQQLLWYAKNQDHKKLEAYNLSSCIECGICAFVCPSTIPLVDYYRIAKAEIHTAKKESQQADIARQRHEKREARLIQSKIDRQAKHKLAAEKRKAQMQAQNGGKDIIADALARAKAKKEALQSAEQTSIPAQSNSNDAPIDLRKSGVAAAIARAKAKKAALLNTDTSSNQSVDPAPEQSNSNNEPIDPRKASVAAAIARAKAKKAALLNTDTSSNQSVDHAPEQSNNNNEPIDPRKASVAAAIARAKAKKAALLNTDASSNQSVDPAPEQSNSNNEPIDPRKAGVAAAIARAKAKKSARQSADKSADNNEINSSEKSSEQSVDHAPEQSTSNDALIDPRKASVAAAIARAKTKKEARQNAIKQDDTTAPATEIDNTKIIAERKERKAQARKYQQNKLENEMKHSVTEDADKSDLQIKKEKIAIVIARAKAKKAAQKEHK, encoded by the coding sequence ATGAAAAAAAATAATAATAATAGACTCAGTGATAAGCAATTAAAGCATATTAACGCTGGCCGGCTGTGGCAATTTCACGGAGGCATTCACCCCGATGAAAACAAACAGCAAAGTAATCAGTCGAGTATTGAAGATGCCGGTATTGCACCTTTTTTAGTGATAAGTGTTGAACACCGTGGACAGGTTCCCGAGTTGCTGGTTAATGTCGGTGATAGTGTATTAAAAGGCCAAGCACTCACGAAACTTTATTCGGGTATGGCGGTGCAACATGCCAGTAGCTCTGGCGTGGTGGTTGCTATTGAAAAACATCCTGATTTACATCCATCGGGACTTAGCTCGTTATCAGTGATCATAAAAACAGATGCACTAGATCGTTACATTAACATTGAAAAGCCTCTGCCTTATTGGCAGCAAAGTAGCCACTTTCTCATCGACGAAATTCAAAAAGCCGGTATTGTGGGCTTAGGGGGGGCGGGTTTCCCAACGCATTTAAAACTTAAAGGCCATGAGGCGACACAATTATTGCTCATCAATGCAGCAGAATGCGAGCCTTACATCAGTGCGGATGATCGCTTAATGCAAGAGCATGCAAATGAAATTATTGCCGGCATCAATGTATTGCAACACATTCTAAATCCAAAACTCACGATCATTGCCATTGAAGACAATAAACCCCAAGCGATAGAAGCCCTCACCGAAGCGCTTAATACCACAAAAAATCATATTATTATTCGTAAGATCCCGACACTTTATCCGTCTGGTAGTGAAAAACAACTGATTGAAATCATTACAGGAAAACAAACCCCCATCGGTAGACATCCGACTGATTTGGGTATTGTGATGCAAAATATAGGCACCGTCTTCGCAATTAAAGAAGCGCTTATTGATGGCAAGCCTTTGACATCTCGTATTGTCACCCTAACGGGGGATGCTATTGCTAAAAAAGGTAATGTCAGTGTGCGTATTGGCACACCTATCCAATATCTACTCGATAAATATCATTTTAATCCGAGTGCAGATCAAAAAGTGATCATTGGAGGCCCGATGATGGGCTTTACTATCCAAGATTTACAAAGCCCCATTACAAAAAAATGTAATTGTATACTTGCGCCAACTATCCAAGAGATGCCAGAGGCGGAGCAAGAACAAGCGTGTATTCGTTGCTCTTATTGTGCTGATGCTTGCCCTGTAGAGCTGATGCCTCAACAACTACTTTGGTACGCTAAAAACCAAGATCATAAAAAATTAGAAGCTTACAACCTGTCTTCTTGTATTGAATGTGGGATCTGCGCCTTTGTGTGCCCCAGTACTATCCCTCTTGTTGATTATTATCGTATTGCTAAAGCCGAAATACACACCGCAAAAAAAGAAAGTCAGCAAGCTGATATTGCACGTCAACGTCATGAAAAACGCGAAGCGAGGCTGATCCAATCAAAAATCGACAGGCAAGCTAAGCACAAATTGGCAGCAGAGAAACGTAAAGCACAAATGCAAGCACAAAATGGTGGCAAAGATATTATTGCAGACGCCCTTGCGCGTGCAAAAGCTAAAAAAGAAGCGCTACAAAGTGCTGAGCAAACATCAATTCCAGCGCAATCTAATAGTAATGATGCGCCCATCGATCTTAGAAAGTCCGGCGTAGCGGCTGCGATTGCCCGCGCCAAAGCTAAAAAAGCAGCCCTGTTAAATACAGATACGAGTAGCAATCAAAGCGTCGATCCTGCGCCTGAACAATCAAATAGTAATAACGAACCCATCGATCCTCGAAAAGCCAGCGTTGCTGCAGCGATTGCCCGCGCCAAAGCTAAAAAAGCAGCCCTGTTAAATACAGATACAAGTAGCAATCAAAGCGTCGATCATGCGCCTGAACAATCAAATAATAATAACGAACCCATCGATCCTCGAAAAGCCAGCGTTGCAGCAGCGATTGCGCGCGCCAAAGCTAAAAAAGCAGCCCTGTTAAATACCGATGCAAGTAGCAATCAAAGCGTAGATCCTGCGCCTGAACAATCAAATAGTAATAACGAACCCATCGATCCTCGCAAAGCTGGCGTTGCGGCTGCGATTGCGCGCGCAAAAGCTAAAAAATCAGCACGGCAGAGTGCGGATAAGAGTGCGGATAATAATGAGATTAATAGTAGTGAAAAGAGTAGCGAGCAAAGCGTAGATCATGCGCCAGAACAATCAACAAGTAATGACGCGCTAATCGATCCTCGAAAAGCTAGCGTAGCAGCTGCGATTGCCCGCGCAAAAACCAAAAAAGAAGCCCGACAAAATGCAATAAAACAAGACGATACGACAGCCCCAGCAACAGAAATAGATAATACAAAGATCATTGCAGAGCGCAAAGAGCGCAAAGCACAAGCCCGAAAATATCAACAAAATAAATTAGAAAATGAAATGAAGCATAGCGTTACAGAAGATGCAGATAAAAGTGACCTGCAAATAAAAAAAGAAAAAATAGCAATCGTCATCGCCCGCGCTAAAGCTAAAAAAGCAGCACAAAAGGAACATAAATAA
- a CDS encoding UvrD-helicase domain-containing protein, which produces MPYSNLTKEQMSAVTFEDNLLLSACPGSGKTRTLVSKLYYILENSDKLSIGKKKVIAITYTNIAADTISERLLSYGIKDDSLWVGTIHSFCLQWIIKPNINKIPRLKHGYIIIDEYEQESKMRELREEFEIGNYDPIQTALDLNYQPIYPKNSVKYNLVVDYHKYLRDNGYIDFELILNISYKLLKMYPALCDRLALLVSHLLIDEYQDISEVQYEIIKLIIMKRHSKLTLIGDKEQAIYTGLGAIVKDKIEIENYFEIDNICEKNLTWCFRSSQRIIDYYKKYQDDKHEIESKSDLKNFHSIVHLENNIDKTQLADYVIGVVETHLKQGINANEIVVLCPSWFGVINLSKEIDLMDKSFSINGFLVSPIPKNQDNIWLSLIRLMLLKPCISNYINRNRLANELSDNLYHSGSLGSILNPKVILRTINSLVIETDIEIVEWINLVIDSFCNILKIDIIGNSVAKVGKCSLIDSALERMKKYEMQYRANDLHKFFSASNGVKLTTCHSTKGDEYEVVICTGLLKGKIPNWNDIIGCDNLHQNYVARRLLYVIGSRAKKHLYMISEKGYKTKSGADYETTAQL; this is translated from the coding sequence ATGCCATACAGTAATTTAACTAAAGAACAAATGTCAGCAGTAACTTTTGAAGATAATTTATTACTTTCTGCTTGCCCGGGATCAGGGAAAACAAGGACTTTGGTTTCAAAGTTATATTACATTCTGGAAAATTCAGATAAATTATCCATTGGTAAGAAAAAAGTTATTGCAATAACTTACACCAATATTGCAGCGGATACGATTTCTGAGAGGCTACTTTCATACGGAATAAAAGATGACTCTCTTTGGGTAGGAACAATCCATTCATTTTGTTTACAATGGATTATCAAACCCAACATTAACAAAATACCAAGGCTAAAGCATGGGTATATTATAATAGATGAGTATGAACAAGAATCGAAGATGAGAGAGTTAAGAGAAGAATTCGAAATTGGCAATTATGATCCTATACAAACCGCCTTAGATTTGAATTATCAGCCTATCTACCCTAAAAATTCAGTTAAATATAATTTAGTAGTAGATTATCACAAGTACCTACGTGATAACGGCTATATAGACTTTGAGTTAATACTTAATATTAGCTACAAGTTATTAAAAATGTACCCTGCATTGTGCGATCGACTTGCTCTGTTAGTTTCTCACCTTCTTATTGACGAATACCAAGACATTTCAGAAGTTCAGTATGAGATTATTAAACTAATTATCATGAAAAGGCATTCTAAACTCACCTTAATTGGTGATAAAGAGCAAGCAATCTATACTGGCTTAGGGGCAATAGTCAAAGATAAAATAGAAATAGAAAACTATTTTGAAATAGATAATATTTGTGAAAAAAATCTTACATGGTGCTTTAGAAGTAGCCAAAGAATTATTGATTACTACAAAAAGTATCAAGATGACAAGCACGAAATAGAATCCAAGTCAGACTTAAAAAATTTCCACTCTATCGTTCATTTAGAAAATAATATAGATAAGACTCAGTTAGCAGACTACGTAATTGGAGTGGTAGAAACACACCTAAAACAAGGGATTAATGCGAATGAAATAGTAGTATTGTGTCCAAGTTGGTTTGGTGTAATAAATTTATCAAAAGAAATTGACCTAATGGACAAATCTTTTTCCATAAATGGCTTTCTGGTTTCGCCTATACCTAAGAACCAAGATAACATTTGGTTGAGTCTGATACGCCTAATGTTACTGAAACCTTGTATAAGCAATTACATAAATAGAAATAGGCTTGCAAATGAACTTTCAGATAACTTATACCATTCAGGTTCTTTAGGAAGCATACTTAATCCTAAGGTTATACTGAGAACGATAAATTCTCTTGTAATAGAGACCGACATAGAGATTGTAGAATGGATTAATTTAGTAATTGATTCTTTTTGCAATATTCTCAAGATAGACATAATCGGTAATTCTGTGGCAAAAGTAGGAAAATGTAGTTTAATTGATTCAGCGTTAGAGAGAATGAAAAAATATGAGATGCAATATAGAGCAAATGATCTACATAAATTTTTTTCAGCTTCTAATGGAGTCAAGCTAACTACTTGCCATTCAACGAAAGGAGATGAATACGAAGTTGTTATATGCACAGGCTTACTTAAAGGGAAGATTCCTAATTGGAACGATATTATTGGCTGTGACAACCTTCATCAAAACTATGTAGCTCGTCGGCTTCTTTACGTAATAGGATCGAGAGCTAAAAAGCATCTGTATATGATTTCAGAGAAAGGGTATAAAACTAAATCAGGGGCAGATTATGAAACAACAGCACAACTATAA
- the rsxD gene encoding electron transport complex subunit RsxD gives MAFINASSPHQRRQRKTSEIMRWVILCLIPGVAIQSYYFGFSNLIQIFIAAATALLSEAAILHLRKRPIARILKDNTALLTAILIAISIPPLSPWWVVVIGCVFAIVFVKQLYGGLGQNIFNPAMAAYVLLLIAFPVQMTSWLPMHELQSIEISFLDQLRCIFTGFTADGYSLQQLTSNIDGLSMATPLDSTKTALNSGFIMPEILRSDIFKHSSWQAIQWVNVGFLFGGCVLLYKRIIQFTIPLSFLLGLIFFSFVAFAYAPDLNPTPVFHLLSGATMLGCFFILTDPVSASTTQKGRIIYALLIALLVVLIRNVGGYPDALAFAVLLANMCVPLIDYYSQPKVYGERS, from the coding sequence ATGGCTTTTATTAATGCAAGCTCTCCCCATCAACGTCGTCAACGTAAAACATCTGAAATTATGCGCTGGGTTATACTCTGTTTAATTCCTGGTGTTGCAATACAAAGTTATTATTTTGGTTTTTCCAATCTGATCCAGATTTTTATTGCGGCCGCAACGGCGTTACTCAGTGAAGCTGCGATTTTGCACCTACGTAAACGCCCGATTGCCCGTATCCTAAAAGATAACACCGCATTATTAACGGCCATTTTAATTGCCATCTCGATCCCCCCTCTTTCTCCTTGGTGGGTCGTTGTGATCGGCTGCGTTTTTGCCATTGTTTTTGTAAAACAGCTTTATGGTGGCCTAGGTCAAAATATTTTTAATCCGGCAATGGCAGCCTACGTACTTTTATTGATAGCATTCCCCGTACAAATGACATCATGGCTCCCCATGCATGAATTACAAAGTATTGAGATATCCTTTTTAGATCAGCTACGCTGCATTTTCACAGGCTTTACTGCCGATGGTTATTCATTGCAACAATTAACCAGCAATATTGATGGTTTAAGCATGGCAACCCCTCTCGACAGCACTAAAACAGCACTCAATTCAGGTTTTATTATGCCTGAAATTCTGCGCAGTGATATTTTTAAGCATTCATCATGGCAAGCAATTCAATGGGTTAATGTTGGTTTTTTATTCGGTGGCTGTGTTTTATTATATAAACGTATTATTCAATTCACTATCCCTTTAAGCTTCTTATTAGGCCTGATTTTCTTCTCTTTTGTGGCTTTTGCTTACGCTCCAGACTTAAATCCCACCCCTGTTTTCCATCTTTTATCTGGTGCGACTATGCTCGGTTGCTTTTTTATCTTAACCGATCCGGTAAGCGCCTCAACGACACAAAAAGGACGTATTATATATGCATTACTTATCGCGTTACTGGTTGTTTTGATCCGTAATGTTGGCGGTTACCCTGATGCACTTGCTTTTGCGGTATTACTGGCGAATATGTGCGTGCCTTTGATTGATTATTATAGCCAGCCTAAAGTTTATGGAGAACGTTCATAA
- a CDS encoding ATP-binding domain-containing protein: protein MLSTKKNVKSKQQKNNLQAEQAVLDCIELGYCLTLHKAQGSQFPRMIIALQKGMIVDRAWLYTAITRAESEIHIVGAQQDFNEFKKLPSNSHKRNSYLVDLLKNKK, encoded by the coding sequence ATACTCTCCACCAAAAAAAACGTAAAGAGTAAACAACAAAAAAACAACCTACAAGCAGAGCAGGCTGTATTGGACTGCATTGAATTAGGTTACTGCCTTACGCTTCACAAAGCGCAAGGCTCGCAATTCCCACGAATGATTATAGCGTTACAAAAAGGTATGATAGTTGATAGAGCATGGCTTTATACCGCTATTACTAGAGCTGAGAGCGAAATTCATATTGTTGGCGCACAGCAAGACTTTAATGAGTTCAAAAAACTACCAAGCAACTCTCACAAACGTAATAGCTATTTGGTTGATCTTCTAAAAAACAAAAAATAA
- the rsxG gene encoding electron transport complex subunit RsxG, translating to MLSTIRQNALLLAGFAIICTGAVAVVNQLTKPIIAQQEEKALLNTIEQLIPASLYDNDIVNSCFLVEDSELLGKGIQQKVFVAKKSKLPVALMLESSTFRGYSGEIKLAIGIFENGTLAGVRVLHHTETPGLGDKIQYNKSRWIDVFKGKSYQNSQEKRWEVKKYGGDIDAFTGATITPRAVTLAIRDALIYFQKNRDFLFNQAPNCGSK from the coding sequence ATGCTATCTACCATCCGCCAAAATGCACTGTTGTTAGCCGGTTTTGCTATTATCTGTACTGGCGCTGTTGCCGTTGTGAATCAACTCACTAAACCTATCATTGCGCAGCAAGAAGAAAAAGCATTACTCAATACAATAGAGCAGCTGATCCCCGCCTCACTTTATGACAATGATATCGTCAATAGTTGCTTCCTTGTGGAAGACTCAGAATTACTGGGTAAAGGCATACAACAAAAAGTATTTGTTGCTAAAAAATCTAAACTTCCCGTTGCATTAATGTTAGAAAGTAGTACGTTTAGAGGCTATTCGGGCGAAATAAAACTGGCAATCGGTATTTTTGAAAATGGCACTTTAGCGGGTGTTCGTGTATTACATCATACTGAAACACCGGGACTCGGTGATAAAATTCAATATAACAAATCGCGTTGGATCGATGTTTTTAAAGGTAAATCTTATCAAAACTCACAAGAAAAACGCTGGGAAGTTAAAAAGTATGGAGGCGATATTGACGCTTTTACAGGTGCCACAATCACCCCACGCGCCGTTACTTTGGCGATCCGAGATGCCTTAATTTATTTTCAAAAAAATAGAGATTTCCTCTTTAATCAAGCACCTAATTGTGGGAGTAAATAA